From one Bifidobacterium sp. WK012_4_13 genomic stretch:
- a CDS encoding Sir2 family NAD-dependent protein deacetylase, with protein sequence MAKKIAVLTGAGISTSAGIPDFRGPEGVWTKHPEQMNVYDLDSFLSDKKAREYSWRWQKESPVWGAQPGVAHKALAKLEHAGLLTLLATQNFDALHEKAGNSDDVIVNLHGTIGTSHCMKCGAEYDTAEIMDNLDAEPDPCCHRKLPFSGNMPCNGIIKTDVVYFGQALPDGSMEKSMRLASSADEFWVIGSTLEVYPAASLVPVAAQAGVPVTIMNMGRTQYDSIATRLIHDPIQDALPKLVDETIAAND encoded by the coding sequence ATGGCTAAAAAGATCGCAGTACTGACAGGCGCCGGAATTTCAACTTCAGCGGGCATTCCGGATTTCCGCGGACCCGAAGGCGTCTGGACGAAACATCCCGAGCAGATGAATGTATATGACCTCGACTCATTCCTTTCCGACAAGAAGGCACGTGAATACTCATGGCGGTGGCAAAAGGAGTCGCCGGTATGGGGCGCGCAACCCGGAGTCGCTCACAAGGCCCTGGCAAAGCTTGAGCATGCGGGGCTGCTGACTCTGCTGGCGACGCAGAACTTTGATGCACTTCATGAGAAGGCAGGCAACAGCGATGACGTCATCGTCAACCTCCACGGGACCATCGGCACCTCGCACTGCATGAAATGCGGCGCCGAATATGACACCGCCGAGATCATGGACAATCTTGACGCCGAGCCCGATCCATGCTGCCATCGCAAGCTCCCATTCAGTGGAAACATGCCTTGCAACGGAATCATCAAGACCGACGTGGTGTACTTTGGACAGGCCTTGCCGGACGGCTCCATGGAGAAGAGCATGCGTCTGGCATCTTCGGCCGATGAATTCTGGGTGATCGGTTCAACGCTTGAGGTGTATCCGGCAGCGTCGTTGGTTCCGGTTGCGGCACAGGCGGGGGTGCCTGTGACCATCATGAACATGGGACGCACTCAATATGATTCAATTGCGACCCGGCTGATACATGACCCGATTCAGGACGCACTGCCGAAACTGGTCGATGAAACGATTGCAGCGAACGACTGA
- a CDS encoding siderophore-interacting protein, translating to MRPSNLSNDRHIKDDRPGARPYRVHVVKRIPLSPSFVRLVFEGDDLVDFGTDGFDQRIKLLLPLEGGRWGDPDMCSPQSIHKGSWWERWSALPPEDRNPMRTYTIRAIDPVSRQLTVDCILHDNPGPAGAFVWKAQPGDEIFVIGPDEHSIHSAEGIDFHPGDAKNLLLVGDETAVPGIGGILASLKNAAWRGHGVALLEVPDSRDMEALNQTAGFVDAAELGFTIDWVARSDSHRPGEPDIERGASLISRMRTYAATNLAMLSHGDASSNPSSRQSIALEDVDVDRELLWETPESAIGRPFYAWMAGEASVIRTLRRMIVQQYGVDRSAVAFMGYWRAGKPEM from the coding sequence ATGAGGCCCAGCAATCTTTCCAATGATCGACACATCAAGGATGATCGCCCAGGAGCGAGGCCATATCGCGTTCATGTCGTAAAACGCATCCCTCTCTCTCCAAGCTTCGTGAGACTCGTATTCGAAGGTGACGATCTTGTCGATTTCGGCACCGATGGCTTCGACCAAAGAATCAAGCTGCTGCTGCCACTTGAGGGCGGCCGTTGGGGCGATCCTGACATGTGCTCGCCTCAGTCGATACACAAGGGTTCATGGTGGGAACGCTGGTCCGCGCTGCCTCCAGAAGACCGCAATCCGATGCGCACCTATACGATTCGGGCGATCGACCCCGTGTCACGCCAGCTAACCGTCGATTGCATTCTCCACGACAACCCCGGTCCGGCCGGAGCTTTCGTGTGGAAGGCGCAGCCGGGTGATGAAATCTTCGTCATAGGGCCGGACGAGCACTCCATTCACTCCGCGGAAGGCATTGATTTTCACCCCGGGGATGCAAAGAACCTGCTGCTGGTCGGCGATGAGACTGCCGTTCCTGGAATCGGCGGGATCCTCGCGTCATTGAAGAACGCTGCATGGCGCGGGCATGGAGTCGCATTGCTTGAGGTTCCCGATTCTCGGGATATGGAGGCATTGAATCAGACAGCGGGCTTCGTCGACGCGGCAGAGCTTGGCTTCACCATTGATTGGGTCGCCCGTTCGGATTCACATCGCCCTGGTGAACCGGACATTGAACGAGGAGCCAGTCTGATATCTCGCATGCGTACCTATGCTGCCACGAACCTTGCGATGCTGAGCCACGGCGATGCGTCTTCGAATCCGTCTTCGAGACAGTCCATCGCCCTGGAAGACGTCGATGTAGACAGGGAATTGCTATGGGAGACTCCCGAATCGGCGATTGGACGCCCGTTCTATGCATGGATGGCTGGTGAGGCTTCGGTAATTCGCACCCTTCGGCGCATGATTGTGCAGCAATACGGCGTTGACCGCTCAGCTGTTGCCTTCATGGGGTATTGGCGTGCAGGCAAACCCGAAATGTGA
- a CDS encoding ABC transporter ATP-binding protein: MKPQESDVMASAEHSLGPVIRNAGQAARRTVTQAAGTTSARSASLSAEKVSVAYGRHLAVKGVDLDVHGGQIGAIIGANGCGKSTFLRALARLVKPQGGTVILNGHDIAKLPTKRVATQLGILPQSPIAPDGITVSDLVSRGRYPYHKFGSAWSRQDQDAVDHALAVTHMAELADRSVDQLSGGQRQRAWIALTLAQDTDILLLDEPTTYLDVAYQLEVLDLLADLNAIDGITIIMVIHDINLAARYADWILAMKDGECDTIGTAEEVVTPEVISRVFGMDVRIIQDPESSTPMIIADSRHALAPKRAMFEEEKL; encoded by the coding sequence ATGAAACCGCAGGAATCCGATGTCATGGCTTCTGCTGAACATTCCCTCGGTCCCGTCATTCGAAACGCAGGACAGGCTGCGAGACGGACCGTGACGCAGGCAGCGGGTACCACGAGTGCCCGCTCTGCCAGCCTTTCAGCAGAGAAGGTCAGCGTTGCCTATGGCAGGCATCTCGCTGTCAAAGGCGTGGACCTCGATGTTCACGGCGGCCAGATAGGTGCGATAATCGGCGCAAATGGCTGTGGCAAGTCGACCTTTCTTCGAGCCTTGGCGCGACTGGTGAAGCCGCAGGGCGGCACGGTGATACTTAACGGGCATGACATTGCGAAGCTGCCGACCAAACGCGTCGCGACGCAGCTTGGCATCCTTCCTCAATCGCCGATCGCTCCCGATGGCATCACCGTGTCTGACCTTGTCTCGCGGGGAAGATACCCATACCACAAGTTCGGCTCAGCATGGTCACGCCAGGATCAGGATGCCGTTGACCATGCCTTGGCAGTCACGCACATGGCCGAACTGGCCGATCGCAGCGTGGACCAGCTTTCCGGAGGCCAACGTCAGCGCGCCTGGATTGCCCTTACGCTTGCGCAGGATACTGACATTCTTCTTCTTGATGAGCCGACCACTTATCTCGATGTCGCCTATCAGCTTGAAGTCCTTGATCTGCTTGCGGATTTGAATGCAATCGATGGAATCACCATAATCATGGTGATTCATGACATCAATCTGGCCGCAAGGTACGCCGATTGGATTCTGGCCATGAAAGACGGTGAATGCGACACAATCGGCACGGCGGAAGAGGTCGTCACCCCAGAGGTCATCAGCCGCGTCTTCGGAATGGATGTTCGCATTATCCAGGATCCAGAAAGCTCAACGCCAATGATAATCGCAGATTCGCGCCATGCGCTCGCGCCAAAGCGTGCAATGTTCGAAGAGGAGAAGCTATGA
- a CDS encoding FecCD family ABC transporter permease, giving the protein MNGTYGGQTLGTRRSSQRAVSVMSALLILAFALLYSDIVFGDSTYSFSDVVNVMAGHAPSGITFVIGELRLPRALTAFACGALFGMAGASFQRLLHNPLASPDIIGITEGANTAAVFGIVVLGISGLQLSAFAILGGLATAIVVALLTFHHGFAPQRLVLIGIAVGAMLNAISSWMLVRADQWDIQSASRWLTGSLADADWTYAIITIIALTIGCALVMPLSRQLDMLRLGDGIAAGLGIRVGLARAAIVVVAVLMLSIATSAVGPIAFVSFLAGPIAVRLIRSGSSAIVTSGLVGSCLVLGSDIIAQHATGTQFPVGVVTSVVGGPVLVILMYFSMRKESQL; this is encoded by the coding sequence ATGAACGGCACCTATGGTGGACAGACGCTTGGCACTCGAAGATCTTCGCAGAGAGCGGTGTCAGTCATGTCGGCCTTGCTTATTCTGGCCTTCGCCTTGCTCTATTCCGACATTGTTTTCGGCGACTCGACGTATTCCTTCTCCGATGTCGTGAATGTCATGGCAGGCCACGCTCCGTCCGGCATCACCTTCGTCATCGGAGAGCTCAGACTTCCCCGGGCGCTGACCGCATTCGCCTGCGGGGCGCTCTTTGGCATGGCCGGCGCAAGCTTTCAACGGTTGTTGCACAATCCGCTTGCAAGCCCGGATATCATCGGCATCACCGAGGGAGCGAACACGGCTGCCGTCTTTGGCATCGTTGTCCTTGGCATCTCCGGCCTGCAACTCAGCGCATTCGCCATTCTTGGTGGGCTCGCCACTGCGATAGTGGTCGCATTGCTCACATTTCATCATGGATTCGCCCCTCAGCGGCTCGTATTGATAGGCATCGCCGTCGGCGCCATGCTTAATGCCATCAGCTCCTGGATGCTCGTACGCGCCGATCAATGGGATATTCAATCCGCCTCCCGGTGGCTCACCGGCAGTCTTGCGGATGCTGATTGGACATATGCCATCATCACGATCATTGCCCTCACGATTGGCTGTGCCTTGGTGATGCCGTTGAGTCGCCAACTCGATATGCTCCGACTGGGAGACGGCATCGCAGCGGGGCTCGGTATAAGGGTCGGTCTGGCACGTGCGGCCATTGTCGTTGTTGCCGTCCTGATGCTTTCGATTGCGACGAGCGCAGTCGGTCCCATCGCCTTCGTCTCGTTCCTCGCAGGGCCTATCGCCGTGAGACTGATTCGCTCAGGTTCTTCGGCAATCGTCACCTCAGGTCTGGTCGGTTCATGCCTTGTCCTTGGATCTGACATCATCGCCCAGCATGCAACGGGGACACAGTTCCCTGTCGGAGTCGTTACCAGTGTGGTCGGTGGTCCGGTCCTCGTCATTCTCATGTACTTTTCCATGAGGAAGGAGTCACAACTATGA
- a CDS encoding FecCD family ABC transporter permease, translating to MNTVSKSRNGRLTLFLCLGCAALVALCLVSVAIGSRTVPFDEVFHAFSDPSDSSVSAAAVRLRVPRTVLGILAGISLAVAGTLMQGMTRNPLADPSILGLNSGAAFAIVLSMAFFGLDAPQQYVWVALIGSSIAALAVWLLGSMGPSGATVLKLTLAGAVITAMLSSLTSAVLLPRIQVISTYRFWQVGGLSGARFALMTPVLPLIVGGLVLALVTIPGINALAMGDELAEGLGSRVKLTRGIAWIAAVLLSAGTTSLTGPIGFVGLVVPHAARLIVGSDYRHILAISVILGPMLLLASDIVGRILTRPSDIEVGIVTAIIGAPFFIILARGRMLRQV from the coding sequence ATGAACACTGTGTCGAAATCAAGGAATGGTCGGCTGACGTTATTCCTCTGTCTGGGATGTGCCGCGCTCGTGGCACTTTGCTTGGTTTCCGTGGCAATTGGCTCGCGAACCGTGCCTTTCGACGAGGTGTTTCATGCGTTTTCAGACCCATCCGATTCAAGCGTTTCGGCAGCGGCAGTAAGACTCCGGGTGCCGCGAACGGTGCTTGGCATTCTCGCGGGAATATCGCTTGCAGTCGCAGGAACCCTCATGCAGGGAATGACGAGGAACCCCCTCGCCGATCCGTCGATCCTGGGCTTGAATAGCGGAGCAGCCTTCGCGATTGTCCTTTCCATGGCCTTCTTCGGCCTAGATGCGCCTCAGCAATACGTTTGGGTGGCCTTGATCGGGTCGTCCATCGCTGCGCTCGCAGTGTGGCTTCTCGGTTCAATGGGACCAAGCGGGGCAACCGTCCTCAAGCTGACCCTGGCCGGAGCCGTCATCACTGCAATGCTGTCCTCGCTGACATCGGCCGTATTGCTTCCACGCATTCAGGTGATCTCGACCTATCGTTTCTGGCAGGTCGGCGGTCTGTCAGGCGCGCGTTTCGCATTGATGACTCCTGTGCTGCCTTTGATAGTCGGAGGTCTTGTCCTCGCTCTTGTCACGATTCCCGGAATCAATGCTCTTGCCATGGGCGACGAGCTTGCAGAAGGATTGGGGAGCCGGGTGAAGCTGACTCGTGGAATTGCTTGGATAGCCGCTGTTCTGCTCTCAGCTGGCACAACGTCCCTCACTGGTCCGATTGGTTTTGTGGGTCTGGTGGTTCCTCATGCCGCACGGCTGATCGTAGGTTCGGATTACCGTCACATACTTGCCATCTCCGTGATTCTCGGACCGATGCTGCTGTTGGCTTCAGACATCGTCGGACGCATCCTCACTCGTCCGTCGGACATCGAGGTCGGCATAGTAACCGCAATCATCGGTGCGCCATTCTTCATCATCCTTGCCCGCGGTCGAATGCTTCGTCAGGTTTGA
- a CDS encoding iron-siderophore ABC transporter substrate-binding protein — MSLADLADRMRNPSKASDLSRFNSTVKSRKAVHARKAVRLTLAGIMALSLGLTAACGSGSSSSASDESGSTSGYPVTIKNAYGSVTLKSKPTRISTVGWTTYDAVLSLGVLPVDMPKMSDGDAQNGMYSWTAAKVKALGGTGSKAPQLHDESDSIDTEAIASSNPDLIIATQSGITKQQYQTMSKIAPTLAYPKEAWATPWRDVVTIAAKALNMQAKGKQVLADDEAAIKKAVDAKPNIKGKTAAVMYFDTTKLSTVSVYTTLDTRPEFLNDLGLKTPASVKKISASTDSFYKDISSENVDQLDDVDIIVTYGDSSTLKTLQADPLIGKIPAIKRGSVVVIDSSSALESAIAPSSLSIPATVGQYVGLLSKAADNI; from the coding sequence ATGTCGTTGGCAGACCTAGCGGATCGCATGCGTAATCCATCCAAGGCTTCAGACTTGAGCCGCTTTAATTCCACCGTCAAATCGCGAAAGGCGGTTCATGCCAGAAAGGCGGTGAGATTGACCTTGGCGGGAATCATGGCTCTCAGCCTAGGACTGACGGCCGCATGCGGGTCAGGCAGCTCGTCTTCGGCTTCAGACGAATCAGGATCAACCAGCGGCTATCCGGTCACCATCAAGAACGCATATGGATCGGTCACCTTGAAAAGTAAGCCCACGCGCATCTCAACTGTTGGATGGACAACCTATGATGCCGTTCTTTCGCTTGGAGTGCTTCCCGTGGATATGCCGAAGATGTCAGATGGCGATGCACAGAACGGTATGTACAGCTGGACCGCTGCAAAGGTCAAGGCACTCGGCGGTACGGGCAGCAAGGCACCGCAGCTGCATGACGAGTCCGACAGCATCGACACCGAGGCGATCGCTTCGAGCAATCCGGATCTGATAATCGCCACTCAGTCCGGCATCACCAAGCAGCAATATCAGACCATGAGCAAGATCGCTCCAACGCTTGCGTATCCGAAGGAGGCCTGGGCGACACCATGGCGGGACGTCGTCACCATCGCAGCAAAGGCCTTGAACATGCAGGCAAAGGGCAAGCAAGTCCTCGCAGATGATGAGGCTGCCATCAAGAAGGCCGTTGACGCCAAGCCGAACATCAAGGGCAAGACCGCCGCAGTCATGTATTTCGACACCACGAAGCTCTCGACGGTCAGCGTCTATACGACGCTTGATACCCGCCCTGAATTCCTCAACGACCTCGGCTTGAAGACACCGGCCTCAGTGAAGAAAATCTCTGCCAGCACCGATTCATTCTACAAGGATATTTCCAGCGAAAACGTCGATCAGCTCGATGATGTGGACATCATCGTCACCTATGGCGACAGTTCGACCCTCAAGACCTTGCAGGCAGATCCGCTCATCGGGAAGATCCCGGCCATCAAGCGTGGCTCGGTGGTCGTCATCGACAGTTCGTCCGCACTGGAATCGGCGATAGCGCCGTCATCGCTTTCGATTCCAGCCACCGTAGGCCAATACGTCGGTCTCCTTTCCAAGGCAGCGGATAACATCTGA